A genomic stretch from Lathyrus oleraceus cultivar Zhongwan6 chromosome 2, CAAS_Psat_ZW6_1.0, whole genome shotgun sequence includes:
- the LOC127123380 gene encoding uncharacterized protein LOC127123380 gives MEQFNKIFLNISECSLILKERPSNHHQYNLPTTEQVATIIVGCDADSMDYGRDINVIRCDGNLKKVQETKGYYDPLQYHVLFPFGTHGWDINTTNCNGRRVSCRAYYSHMLQIRPNDQSMLLNTGRLLQQYVVDNYVKIESWRLRWIKEHQSDIRSELYQCLHDALHVGKTNAATNSYSINIQF, from the exons ATGGAACAGTTTAACAAGATATTTCTAAATATCAGTGAATGTAGCCTCATACTTAAGGAGCGTCCAAGTAATCACCATCAATACAATCTTCCAACTACTGAACAAGTTGCGACAATTATTGTTGGATGTGATGCAGATTCTATGGATTATGGAAGGGATATTAATGTCATTCGTTGTGATGGAAATCTCAAGAAAGTTCAAGAGACAAAGGGATATTATGATCCTTTGCAATACCATGTATTGTTTCCATTTGGGACGCATGGTTGGGACATCAACACAACAAATTGCAATGGACGAAGAGTGTCATGTCGAGCATATTACAGTCACATGCTTCAG ATTCGCCCAAATGATCAATCAATGTTGTTAAATACGGGTCGACTGTTGCAACAATATGTTGTAGACAAttatgtcaaaattgaatcatGGAGATTAAGGTGGATTAAAGAGCACCAAAGTGATATACGTTCTGAATTGTACCAATGTTTACATGATGCTTTGCATGTTGGTAAAACTAATGCAGCTACAAATTCATATAGCATAAATATACAGTTTTAA
- the LOC127123378 gene encoding uncharacterized protein LOC127123378: MVEDYQTANNVVESDLTNMLLKDLNELLNLHSKKIEDYDLPSLPPDTIDRGAVPSIIQEELAIDIPNEDIEYISKLNNDQMIAFNTIMNVIVQKHSGVFFVDGPGGTGKTFLYRTLMASLRSRGEIVLATASSGIAATLLPGGRTTHSRFKIPIDIQPSSICGIQKQKDLANLIRVVVAIIWDEAPMTNKNCLEALDRSLQDICSNNAPFGGKSHLWNHTKILHLRQNMRSLHDQEFAEFLIRIGDDVKPTKPDDMVRLSLHIAIPWEGEHSIQVLIQYIFPNLELHGWDAPYMVQRAILTPTNDDVQKLNDMIIDQFPGEEHNLLSFDEVEGDNHNLYQQEFLNSIAQGNLPPYILKIKKGAPLMLLRNLDPRYGLCNGTRLLCRGLYMNMLDVEILTGSNAGKRAFLPRIKIKTSASDGLPFVLSRKQFPMRLTFAITINKSQGQTIPNVGIYLPRHVFSHGQLYVALSRGISQTTTRVLTREGKLKGEDGDYIKNVVYKQILLSHPQNPERIDKGMYEELIRIFIREKENTSNRDFMFGIPLKERH; the protein is encoded by the exons ATGGTAGAGGATTATCAAACAGCTAATAATGTTGTGGAATCAGACTTAACTAATATGTTGTTGAAGGACTTGAATGAACTCTTAAACCTGCACAGTAAAAAGATTGAAGATTATGATCTCCCATCTTTACCCCCTGATACAATAGACAGAGGTGCAGTTCCAAGTATCATACAAGAGGAGTTAGCGATCGATATCCCCAATGAAGATATTGAATATATTTCTAAGTTAAATAATGATCAAATGATTGCATTCAACACCATTATGAATGTAATTGTTCAAAAACACAGTGGGGTATTTTTTGTTGATGGTCCAGGAGGAACAGGTAAAACATTCCTTTATCGAACATTAATGGCAAGTTTAAGAAGTAGAGGAGAAATTGTCTTAGCAACTGCATCATCTGGTATAGCTGCAACATTGTTACCCGGTGGTAGGACTACACACTCTCGATTTAAGATACCTATTGATATTCAACCGAGTTCCATTTGTGGTATTCAAAAGCAAAAGGATCTTGCAAATCTCATTAGAGTTGTTGTCGCAATAATTTGGGATGAAGCACCAATGACAAACAAAAATTGTTTGGAAGCCTTAGATCGATCATTACAAGACATTTGTAGCAACAATGCTCCATTTGGTGGAAAA TCTCATTTATGGAATCATACCAAGATTTTGCATTTGCGTCAAAATATGCGATCATTGCATGATCAAGAGTTTGCAGAATTTCTTATTCGCATTGGTGATGATGTTAAACCTACCAAACCAGATGACATGGTGAGGTTATCTTTACATATTGCAATCCCATGGGAAGGTGAACATTCCATACAAGTACTTATCCAATATATTTTTCCTAATTTAGAATTGCATGGTTGGGATGCCCCATATATGGTACAAAGAGCTATTTTGACACCAACAAATGATGATGTCCAAAAATTGAATGATATGATTATCGATCAATTTCCAGGAGAAGAACATAATTTATTATCGTTTGACGAGGTTGAAGGAGATAATCATAATTTATACCAGCAAGAATTCTTAAACTCAATTGCACAAGGTAATTTGCCACCATATATTCTAAAGATAAAAAAGGGTGCACCATTGATGTTGTTACGAAATCTAGATCCTAGATATGGATTGTGTAATGGGACCCGGTTATTATGTCGTGGTTTATATATGAATATGTTGGATGTGGAAATCCTGACAGGAAGCAACGCAGGAAAACGTGCTTTTTTGCctagaattaaaataaaaacatctGCAAGTGATGGTCTgccttttgtccttagtagaAAGCAATTTCCTATGCGACTAACTTTTGCAATTACAATAAATAAATCACAAGGACAAACCATTCCAAATGTTGGAATATATCTTCCACGACATGTTTTTAGTCATGGACAGTTATATGTGGCTTTATCCAGGGGTATTTCACAGACTACAACAAGAGTTTTAACCAGGGAAGGAAAATTGAAAGGAGAAGATGGTGACTACATAAAAAATGTAGTCTACAAACAAATTCTTTTATCGCACCCGCAG AATCCAG AGCGCATTGATAAAGGGATGTACGAAGAATTGATTCGAATCTTTATAAG ggaaaaagaaaatacttcGAATAGAGATTTCATGTTCGGCATTCCTCTTAAAGAACGTCATTGA
- the LOC127123379 gene encoding uncharacterized protein LOC127123379, which produces MTQRYEDGMAIVLNGDKPDIFITKTCNPSWSEIRSELLPFQTPQDRPDLLTRIFRSKLEKLKDNVINKGVLGKVKSYMYVTEFQKRGLSHVHMLLVLESNDKLCDPKDYDSMVRAEIPKLECEPELHEAVVRHMIHGPCGIINRKSPCMKDGHCKKRYPKQFLDETRQGTDSYPEYRRRFDESVSLGKDRSVDNRWVVPYNPWLLLKYDCHINVEICSSIKSIKYLYKYVYKGPDRVAMKVHKGSYMDEVQ; this is translated from the coding sequence ATGACACAACGTTATGAAGATGGCATGGCTATTGTTCTTAATGGCGATAAACCAGATATTTTTATAACAAAGACATGCAATCCTTCTTGGAGTGAGATAAGATCAGAACTTTTGCCTTTTCAAACACCACAAGATCGTCCAGATTTGCTAACAAGAATATTTCGTTCGAAACTTGAGAAATTGAAGGACAATGTTATTAATAAAGGAGTCTTGGGTAAAGTTAAAAGCTACATGTATGTCACTGAATTTCAAAAGCGAGGACTGTCGCATGTGCATATGTTGTTGGTCTTAGAAAGTAACGATAAGTTGTGTGACCCAAAAGATTATGATAGTATGGTAAGAGCAGAAATACCTAAATTAGAATGTGAACCAGAGTTGCATGAAGCTGTTGTAAGACATATGATCCACGGACCTTGCGGCATAATCAACCGAAAGTCTCCATGTATGAAAGACGGACATTGTAAAAAAAGGTATCCCAAACAATTCTTGGATGAAACACGTCAAGGCACCGACTCATATCCCGAGTATAGGAGAAGGTTTGATGAGTCTGTATCGTTAGGTAAAGATAGGTCTGTCGATAATAGATGGGTGGTTCCTTATAACCCTTGGTTACTGTTAAAGTATGACTGTCACATCAATGTAGAGATTTGCAGTAGCATTAAAAGTATCAAGTATCTATACAAATATGTGTACAAGGGCCCTGATCGTGTGGCTATGAAGGTTCATAAAGGATCATACATGGATGAAGTTCAGTAA